The genome window tcagtgTGGTCTCACTCTTGAGTGTGTAGCATAAGGCCTTCAAGATAATCCCCCTATTATccttacaaatacaaaatggaGAGCAGAGAATTGTATCTCACATCCATTATTGTGTCAAAGGTAATGCTAATGGACTTATCTCTAGAGTAATAGCCGAGTTCTCCCCGCTGTACTGCAGCCCGTAATAGTTTGATGCATATTGGACAGCGAAATAGCACTTCAAAATGGCCACTTCAAGAAAAGGTTAGTAATTTAACAATGAAGCATAATGCATTTTGGCAATACAGCCCTAATCTACACTTTTggttaaatattgtttttggaGAGTTACAATTTCAGAGCTTCTTGTTTTTGACCTTCCATTATAGACATCTCAAAATAAGCCATaagattaagaaaatgtattctaGACTGAAATACAATTGGAATCCTATATCTGGTCAAAGCTTGGTGTATTCATGTGTCTTGATCAAATAATTTACAATCCATACATTTTACCATATGTAATTTAATTTACTAAATATTGGCTTATCCCGGTTCAGTATATGCACTGCTGTTAAGGAGAAGGGGTAGGGGCTGCAGAGGGGGGGACAAACACAATTTCCCTTCAGCTCGTTCATTTCCAGTTGATATAAAACAGAATCATGAAAAATCACTTCTGGTCCAAGCTCTCCTTTTTAACCATTAACCCATAAATACAGAAGCTGGTAAAGCCAGCGGATGACAGGGCCTGCCTCAAAAACCTTGTTACGCTCCCCTCAAATTCATTTAGGGAGCAAACAGGTCTTGAGAGTTGTCTGGCTTAATGCATTGCGATCGCTTTTAAAACTCTTGTCTTGAGGCAGACCCGAGGCTGTGCATCTGCTCGTGGTGTTGTACTTCATAACCCTTCCACTCTAATATGAAGCCACACATGCCCTCTTTAAATCAAATAGCTGTAAATATGTTAGGCAGTTAAAAAGCCctcaaataaatgatgaagaaaaagagaTCTTCAAATATTAGAAGAGAtttataaatttaaaaaataaatgtttgtgcaGCCTGTTTAAATTTAATGGGGTCTCTCTTAAGTTAGTTTTCATCCTTTTATCTCAAGGTGTAAAAGAAGTGATATCCGGGGGTTTTAGTATAATTCATTACGATCCTGTAAATATGCTCTAAAAACTATCCTGAGAATCAATTTGCCCTGTGCTCTCTGTCTTCGCCTCTCCCTCTCCACACTGTGTAGCCCACAGTTTCCATTACTCCCATCATAAATTATACCTCAGAATGAATTATACTTGCTTTTCACCTTAGCAGGCAGGTTTGATGAATCCTAAGGCACAACACATCATCTCAACAAATCTTCATCACCATGCCAGTCGCTGTCTCTTTGCAGTTTAAACCActtcaaatcattttcattgCCCTGCTATTAAAATTTGTAATTCACACCTGCCATTGCAGTGATACATAGTTACATCGAACCCCTTCCCTCCACCCCCACCTATTCCTCTCTTTCACTTATTCTCTCCTTTGCTCGTCATCACATCTccacacatctctctctctccttgtccTGTAAATCAAACAACCTCAGGTGACAGGTCATGCAGATTTCCCACAAGTCAGTGGGGTGCAAACATCTATCCAAAAGAGGAGCGCATTGCCGTCACACCTGATGACATAATGACCACTTGGAAACTAATAAACAGCTTCATTCAACCAAAGCTATTGCTCCTTTTCATAAGCGTTACGGTCCCCCATccttctctctatctctcttttctctccctctcctatCTGTCACAAATTCATCCCCCTGCGCCTCACCTCTTCGCTGGTGCTGGAGTTACCCATAAATCACTGCTGTTGTCTAACACTATCCATTTTCCCAGAAACACAGGGCGGCTGTTGCAGAAATTGGGTCAGGCATAATCTGCAGGGCAGCAGAGCCTGGCTAGTCATGATTCTGCTAGGTAATGTAGCCATTAGCACACATGGTGGGATGGGTAGCAGGGTTTAGCTGAGTGTTGGTGGTCCCTTGTACATGATGTGACACCCAAGAAAAGCTGGCAAATGACACGGTTTTATCGCTCTCCATCAACCAGATGGGCATTTAGGAGTGAGCGATTCTCTCCATGCTTGTGTTTAGTATTTCCATGTATTAAATTGTTATGAACACGTAAATTGCACTTTAATGTGAGCTGGACCTTTGAAAATATAAACTAGCttctgaaataaaaaggcataGTATACTTGTATACTAAGTGTAACTCATACAGTATTTCATTGCACATTTGGAGACGAGAACAGCTTTGATTAATAACGGCATGAGTCTTGCACTTTGACAATATGCCTCTTTATTATGTTTCTCCTTTCAAGGCCTAATGCTAGAGAGCCACAGGAGGCAGACTTCAAATGAGAGAAGATCCAGCCCAGAGGCAGGATTGGCCTGTGATGGTGTGCATCTCTTCTCCACCCTGCAATGCATCCACTTCTTATTAACTTCTGTTAGCTCTACAAGGCATCTTGCTCAGGTTATCCGCTTCGTTATTCCTAGCAGAGTGCAGCAGTGACAAGCAGTGTTtataaattcaaaatgaatcgaaaagtatggctttaaaatCGTTGCATTATATAGTAATCTGCAGTTCACAACACCGCTtgatattgtgctttttggctTATTTACTTAAGAAACAAATGGGAAGCTACAGTGTGAGGAAAATGTGCATCCCATTTCCATTTCTGTATTCACAGATACACTTACAATGCACCTGCCAAGAAGCGTACAatgttatatttgatttaatattagAAAGTATACGGTAAAATCTGAGTCAACAGCAATGTTGTATAAACAGTAATGGGATGTTGATTGGCGCCAGAATATTACACGTTTTTTCCTCACTTTAGTCATGATTAAAGCAGAGGTGTTCTTTGTTTAAAGCACCTCTGATAACATCCTCCTGCAGATCCACAATAAAAGAAATCAACCTTTAATTTCTGATTATACAATAACACATCTTGTGCATTAGTTTGTTTCCCTtctgtgttgaaaatgtgtcgatagtttaattaaattacacaaaacattacacaaaataaaaccaagcaAGCTCAATTTTCACTGAAATAGAAAATTTATTGAATGAGAAGATTATTATTGAAGGTCTAAATTACAATAGAAACAACGATATTCTTCCTTAAATggaataattatgtttttcctttcaGGTGAAATAAAAAGACTGATGCTTTGCAATATATTTGAAGAAACAATTATGAATAAAAAGTGTGTAAAAGCATTTTTATGTGGAACCCATTTTTTCTTGAATGTGATATGAACGTTAAACTCCATTATTTAATCAGTTAAAGCAGGAGAaggaaataaaagtacaaaaaaatgaCTGTAATTAATTATACACATGgtgtattttatacatttaggGAAGCTTGGTTGCTTTCATGTGATATGCTGCATAATAAGAATTTCCTCAACAAATAAAGTGATACAATTAATATACAGGGGTTATGTGGAGACACTTATAAgaatgttgtattgtttttcctttactgCAGTGATGAACAGAGAGTCTTCAGTACTCAATCTTGTTGTACAGGTTGTATAAAGGTAACCCTGGCAGGCTGCTCCCCGGGTAATAAAGGGGCGTCGGGAAGGCGATAGACCGGGGAACCGGAACACGCAGTAAGGAGTTATCTCTGAAAACCAGCGGCATCCCCACTAGTGTCTGTGCGGAGGCGTGTGCCATGTTCGCCGCCTCCAGTTCAGCTGAGAGCTGCCGTTTCCATTTGTTCCTCCTGTTCTGAAACCACGTCTTGACCTGAGTCTCGGTCAGCTGCAGGCTGGAGGCTAAGCAGGCCCGCTCCGAGCTGCTCAGGTAGCGCTTCATGTCGAAGGTGGACTCCAGCTGGTACACCTGACTCCGGGAAAACACCGTGCGCGTCTTCTTCTTGGCCGAGTTTCCCTGCTTGTCCGCCCCGTCCGTGTGTCTGTCCTCCGACAGAGGGGACATTTGGTGGCACGgtctctcctgctcctccttaTAGTCCTGCAGCAATGGCTGGGGCAGGTGCGGCCGGCGCGCGAGTCCCTCATTCCCAGACAGAAGTCCTTTAGCGGGACCTATAAGCGCGAGGAGAAGGTGGTGGTTGATATCATAACCgagaaattgcattttttttatatatatacacgactggggaaaaaaatcacttATTTTCCCAGCATACTCAGTTTGAGAGTTCGTCAAGTGTGAACTCTGACTTCCTAAATCGACAGCTGAAAGCCGGtgacttttaaataaacaattcagCATGAGAACGCTCGGTGTATAGTCAGCTATTAATAAAATCCTGCTCTATTTAACACTCAATTGACGACGTGTAGTGCAGCCATTTTAGAAACATGTTTCATCAATTAGCAGGCTCAATTAAATTTGAAATGAGAGGAAAGACAGAGGGATAATTATTCGACCTTTcactcctctgctgctgctgctgcgatGATAGTCTGCACATAACAAACAAGTGGCAGAGGATGAGTGTGTCACAAACACGGGCTAATGAAATTTTAGctgaagtgcaaaaaaaaaggaaacaggagACATgtttatatctttaaaaaaataaagataaactaATGTAGGCCTATTGTCATGGCATTTTAATAAGTAAAGCATTTTGTGCAGGCTGCATGTGTGTCATGACGTTTAAATCCTGTTGAataggtttttccttttttaaggtAATAAGTAAAAAGtgtaatatcattttaaaaatattactCACCTAAACAAAAGTTGTGGGCTTGATGTTGGGTGCACCGCTCGCTGTGAACCGTGTCCGAGCAAAAGCAGTCCGCGGAGTCCTCCCCACCGCTGCACTCCTCCTCCGAGGACACCGAGAGAGAGCGCCTCCGCGGCGGAGGTGGCGGTCCCTTGGAGAGCTCCTTTTTACCGGAGCGCGGTGCATCGGACGGCGTCCCTAAAATAGACTGGATGGTAAAGCTGGAAATCGGGCCCGACGAGCACTTGCTCCCGCTGTCTTCTGCGCTACTCATTCTCGCTTCATAACAGTATTGAAGTATTGCCTGAATCTGTCTGCACCCTTGTATTCCGTTATTGGTATCTACACGATTGGTGCGTAGAAATTACGAAAGCTGTTTTtgtcttctgttttttcttcttctagcAGGTTTAATTGTGGAGTTTTAACATTGAAGGAGTTGAAGGTGTTTTTTCTAGAGCTCGGGGAACGTGAGTGTATTCCTGGTCCTCCTCCTCACGCTCTGGACCAGAGGCAGCAAGGTTTCGTTGCTTCATTTGCATGTAGGTAAGCTCCTCCTGGGCCAATGGCAGCCTTCAACATAAGCCCGGAAATTTCAAACTCCTGTCAGGGTCTTGAGATGGGATGAGGATAGCGAGAGAGTCAGGGTGCTCATTTCTGCATTGTgcatattaaaaatacatacataatgtGTTTTCACTGGATAATGTGgttttaagttaaataaaacctGTGTTTATGGATATTAATTTAAACGTTTTCTAAATGTTGGAATGAATTTTCATGGGATCGGATGATTTTATGTTGAgaattatgaaaatataaatctaacaaaaaagataacaaaaatataatgtttcTTTTAATCTGTTATTTGTCATTGTCTTCATTTATAAAACcagaataatgtattttatgtaatgTATAATGATTTTTTCTGATCcataaaaaagacaatgtgTCAACAATCCTTCATGCAACCTGTACAACCGCTTCAGTCAACTGAGGATGACCTCATGCAGGAGCTTTTGATCATCCTATGCATGCTTAATTGTCCTGACTGACGGTAAAACCTACGTACAGCCTTGGAACTAATACAGAGGCCGAACTAATTTTTCCTGAAAATAATAAACTCATTCGGCGTCCATTATCAGCGATTAAGAATTAATTTGATCATTACTGAGCTAATCTGCCTCGTGATGACCGCGCGTGGAGTGGAGGCCGGCTAATTGATTGACTAATTGATTGGAGGTGGTTGGGGCTGAGTGCGTGCACgcgtgtgtgtggtgtgtgagtagggggggggggcgcatcCCACTACCGCCCTCCTCCCATCCCAACCAcccatggtgtgtgtgtgtgtgtgtgtgtgtgtgtgtgtgtgtgtgtgtgtgtgtgtgtgtgtgtgtgtgtgtgtgtgtgtgtgtgtgtgtgtgtgtgtgtgtgtgtgtgtgtgtgtgtgtgtctctggttGTGTCTGGCTGTGGGACAGCTGCGGGGCTTGAGCTGGCGGTTCGGGCACATTATCCCTCTTTTACTGCTTTGTAAGGGAGCCCCAGACACATTACAAATGGTCAGCTTTAATCATCATGTCAGCGTCCTTCCCGGTAGCCACAAAACCGGCATTCGGTGTTAAAAAGCCAGGCTGgaagagggaagaagaagacTGCCATGGACCATGGTGATGAGGAGGATGTTGACAACAGATTCTGCCTCATAGCAGCCAGACAGAAGCATCTGGATCCACGCGTAAATATCGTCGACATGGCAGCGGGGCCAGCAGCTGCTAAACGATCTTAACAAAACGCTTTCGCAGGGGAGGCTTTACTGAAGGGGGGCAAATATATGAGGGCAGTCAGGGCGGATGCTGGATTTATGGTGGTTACACATAAGGCGTGAAATCTGCAATGACAGTTAAATGGGTTTATTTTATATGCCGCTCTTTTCAAACAAAGACCTTTGTCAGTGGTGCCGCCTTCATCACTTTCAGACGACTTTTGCAAAGTGAGATTAGTTCATCACAGAGATAGTGGACCTATTGTGCTGCACAGAATGAAATACACGCTGTTCTTGTGTCAGAGTTGGCGTTTAAAGGCCAGTCGTGCAGGCCAGATCAATGTTAGTATGTAAATGTTCACCCCTTACTCGTGTTTCCGCGTCACACCAGGGTTCTGGAAAGGCCCAAAAGCCAAGCAGCGGGCCAGTTCGTGCTCTATCAAAATGATAGGTGGTGTATGGCCGCCCTACCGCAATAACAGAACAAGATCTTTAGCAGCAGAGAAAGGTCTGAGAAAGACAGATGAAGTTATGAGGCGCTTTGATCCGGGAATCAAGCTTCgataaatattaaacaaagacCCTTTACACGTGTGTATTATGATATATGGCGTGTCCAAGTCTAGAATAAGGAAAttaccagagaaaatgatatcAATAAATTTTCTAAGTATAAACGTTGATTACGTTTCGATTTTCATTCAAGAAAGCGTGGGCTGCTCTTTTTTCAGGAGGCGTTTGTGTGCGTCCGTGCGCGCacacgtgtgtatgtgtgcagagagagagagagggggggagagagagagagttgtaaACGCAAGCAGAGCCGAGCCCTGGAGGTGTACAATTTATGTAATCTGAGTGTGGAAATGAACTGGGTAATTTATTGGAAAACACAAAGTCAGGAAGATTGGATCAGTACAGCCTATCCACGGGCTCCTATCCATCAAGTTCCAATTAACAACCTAACCATTGAGTTTTAATGGCTTTCCAATCTACTGCCCTGATAGACTCATCAATTCCTCGGGGAGAAATTAAGAAAATCGACCGCCCCTCGGCGTTTCAGTGTCATTCTTCACAGCAACTAtatgtcaaattaaaaacacaattaaaatttAAACTGTTCCAATCAGACGGTGCCCCACAACCTATGTTTCACTTAATAGAACTTTGATCAAAATCTGATGCTCGCATTCAATCAGCAAAGCAAATGGGATGGGTTTAAAACAAGATTTCCTCTTCTAGAAGTGTCAAAAGAGTTGTTCCAACACACGAGCTCTGATGCGTGACATCACTTGTGTTTGGCCTCTGATTGTTCAAATACGCGAGTATCTGTAGCAGGATGCATTTGTTGAAGTACAGGAACATCGTAAGAGTTGCGTTTTAGGTTAACTTCATGCACATATTCACCATTGGCCCAGTTGGCCCAAGGTAGCCATCAATGAGGATGTTTATCGTTTGGtgatttgttagaaaaaaagaataaactcTATATTTTACACTAAGTAAAAGAAGAGTATATAATCCTCACATAATTTTTTGCATCAAAATATTACTCAATCATGATCTCAATCTTGGAAGGAAGCCTTAACAACACCTTCAAGGACATCAGGTAATCTAATTTATAGAACCTCTGGCAGAAATGTTTTTTGGACCTCTGCTATGACAAAGCCAATGTTATTTCTCAATACTGATGCTTTATTCTCCTTCAAATCCCTCTATGACCAACTTTAATAGCATGGGCGGTTCtaatggggggggggcaacTGTGGCCATGCCGCTGTAACAATGAACTTTGACCCCCGTGGCCCCCCCTCCAAAAGAATAgtttataatgataatacatttgTAGCGTTGTGTTGAAAGTGAAATGgaattaatttttttttagTAAGGTCATTTAATGAACTAATAattatgttattaaaaaaaaaaaacaatgatggTATGTATTTTAGGTTTTCTTTGTGCGCTATgactttatacaaaaatattaaaatgatcaacatTGTTGGTCTCTTTTGTCCTGAATTAAATGTGCCCCTCTAATAACATAAATGGCCCCAGCATGGCCCCCACAGTAAAATCGGTCTAGAACCGCCACTGTTCAATATGTACACATGTAAGCGGATGCCAGTGGCTAAAGAGTCTAGCGTTACGCAAGGTGGTCGGGCCACTTGTGTGTTTCCAAACTGGCACTAAAACCCACGATAGAGCTTAAAATGACCCATTCAGCTCTCTATTTTAATGTAACACACTGAGCGCACTACCCGGTCACGTGCGTTTGCCCCCGTTCCCACAGATGTACTTTAGGCCTATCTGATTTTGGCCTCGCTTCCCTCACTGCTTTGCATGCAGATGTCGCAAAAATGGATATTATCGAGTGGTAATTTTTTCAATTTATGCGCACAAATCAAGGTCATATACGCTGCAGCACGTGAACGTTGCTCTTACTTGACGCAATATGATGCAGACGTTTACGGATCGATATGTGCCAGAGGAATAATGCCATAGCAATCTATTAATTTGCGGTAATGGGGCCGTGCTGAGTGTGCGTAGGTGCACGTCAATACTTGGGTAATCTGACGATATTTGAATGAACCCATTGTCTCTTGATGAGGTCATCATATAAAGTTTATAGCAGACTGATTCATTTTCAATAACTGTATTAGCCtacagataaaaacagaaaatgaccTTTGGGGAAAAgtcaatgtaaaaaaacacGTGCATCATTAGCTGttatattttgaatttcaaCT of Eleginops maclovinus isolate JMC-PN-2008 ecotype Puerto Natales chromosome 22, JC_Emac_rtc_rv5, whole genome shotgun sequence contains these proteins:
- the hmx2 gene encoding homeobox protein HMX2, with protein sequence MSSAEDSGSKCSSGPISSFTIQSILGTPSDAPRSGKKELSKGPPPPPRRRSLSVSSEEECSGGEDSADCFCSDTVHSERCTQHQAHNFCLGPAKGLLSGNEGLARRPHLPQPLLQDYKEEQERPCHQMSPLSEDRHTDGADKQGNSAKKKTRTVFSRSQVYQLESTFDMKRYLSSSERACLASSLQLTETQVKTWFQNRRNKWKRQLSAELEAANMAHASAQTLVGMPLVFRDNSLLRVPVPRSIAFPTPLYYPGSSLPGLPLYNLYNKIEY